ATGGCTGGCATGTCTACAATGTATCCGAATGGTACAAGTTTTTTGATTGCTAATGACAAGGCTAAAGTGTTGGAGGATGATGAAGCGCTTAGATTTGATTGCGGACCAATTAGGTAGTCTTGTTAGTGTCCGCGAGGAACTAATATAGAATCATTATTCGAGGctaattaacataaatttagtcttgtttataaaattgtgaaataacTTAGAGTGTTGTCCCTTGCTTGTGGCCATTGATCAcataggggggggggggggggNGGGACTATATGAACTTTTGTAACATGTAAGCAAGCTTATTCTAATAACAGTTTCTTAGtcaaaattagaaattgaacACTAAAGTTGGACAAACAGAATTTACATAAACTAACTATAAGAAACATCAACCAAAAGGACTAAGAAGCAGAGCACAAAAACTGCTGATATTGTTTCAAAAACTGATCCTAGCTAGTTAGTATTGTCCACAAAATTAGCTGAAATTGTCCAAGTAGTATACCAATTCTTCAGAGCAGCATATCTTGTAAATGCGCGTTAGACTGCCAAGATTGTTGGTCCAACAATAATGTTTTCTTACTCTCCCTATTTGCATCCAATCTATCATTCAGAGGCACATCATCTAACAAGGCTTCTGTAAGGTCATCAACAAAGCTCGATTTTTCTGTTTCACAAAGTGTCATAGATTCTTCTTGTGTCTGACTCTTCTCCAACAATGTGTAACCCATATCGAACATTTCAGGCAAGTTATTTTCTGGCATCacaaattctttaatttgaaaaaaaggcACAGTTTGCCCCAACAGACCATTCGCTTCACCAGCAGCCTCTTGAGTGATCTGCACCTGATGTTGATTAGATTCTACTATTGCTTGTTTAGAAAAATCAAAAGCATTGATCAGCTTATTGTCCAGATTCATCAATACATCGGCATCCATATATTCAGCCAAAGTACCATATATTTCAGGCATAGTTATATTTGACTTGACATTCGCAAAGTCAGGAATCATATGTTCTTGAATCGGAGAAAAAGTATTTAGCTCCCAATTGTTCCTGATTGCAGAGTCCCCACAACCAGTTAGAAGTCCAACACAGTTTGTATTATTGGCTTGAAGTTCCGAATATGCATTACAGTCCTCAATAATAAAACCTCGCTGCAGGTGTGCTGGTTCCTTAGGCAGATTATTTTCTGGTATTGTGTTCTCAAATTCCAAAACACCATTTCCTTCACCAGCAGCTTCTTGAATTTGCACCTCAACATCATCAACTTCCATCGCTGGATTTTCAAATAGAGCATTGATCTTCTCTTCATCTGATGAAGACTCTTGAATTTGCAACACTGGTTCAACAATATTGATAGGAGTGATCGCCTTATATTCCTGATCCATCCGCAGCTCAACAGAATTTACCCCTGAAAACAACTCTGTATCCAACTTCTGTTCATCAGAAAAATCCACAACAGCTGTACTCACATTACTACTTCGAGAAGGATTAGCAGAATTTTTCGTTTTTATAGcacaaatacaataatctctAAAATTAGAGTTTTTGAACTTTTTAAGAATAGCTTCGCAAAAAACATATTCCTTCATGAGCCACTTTCTATCATCGGGACAACATATCTTAGTATCATAATTGAGACTCTTCTTGCGTCCCATATTCAAAGGCTTGCTCTGTTTACTCCTAACCCATTTCCCCTTATCTTGCTGTTTCCAAGTCCCAAGATTATTACCTACAACTCTGCAAAATCTCTTATCACTTTTATTCTTCTTATGCCTCGGGGAAATAAAGTATCGAAAAATATTAGTATCGCCATTGTCTTCTCCCCCACAATGGCTCCCATAGCCATAAGTTACCCATGGTTCTTGTTTATAAACATCACACTCCGTAATAAAACCATTGTCACACAAATCTTTTTGAGCGATAAACCTAAGAAGGTATGTGAATAACTCTGAATCTCTTGGATGAAATCGAtacccttcttcttcaaactccATCACTCTTTcttgtatatgatatatatttttcaaagatgGAACAGAGTATATATGGGGGCTGAGAGGTATATTTTATACAACAAAAAGTAATAAGGTTGAAGGGAATGGGAACAATTGTACGAATCAAGTATATTTATAGGCATAGTTAGTCAATTCTTGGCTTGATCGGAAACCCGATTGGTaacaaattaggaaaataaatatttagaaaCTTACCGCTGTAATCCGTCAGGTGTGTATAGTTAATATAATTATCACTTTAAATACATCATTAGCTAATTATCAAATACTATAGTTTTCTGagctaatttaaaaaaagtacaATTAGATAACAGAAAACCCAATTGGTATTAACTTCGGAAAACTAATAGTATTTAGTAACTTACCATATCCAACAATATAACAATATTTGGAAACTTacggttatttttattttactagtatatatgtACACATGAACcccataaataaattaaaattagaaaaaatactCATTAACAATTTTTTACGAGCAAATTAAACTTAATTTATGAAACAAATACTCTTTACAAAAATTTgacattacaaaataaattattttttaataaataatagagTTGAATGTTTcagtttattatttttgtctttttagtGCAGTTTTCTTAACTTTGTAGGTTCAGTTATCCACTGCTTATAAATCTTACTACTACTTTGGTCTAGTTTGAAATTCTTGTTCATTATTTTATCTAGAGAAAGGAGTTTGCTGAACATAAGAGACCTAAAGAGAAGAGTAACTAACTACGTATAACTCGAATATACGTACTAACGTACATCTAACATACTATTGTACTAGAACTCTACATCCTTATCCTCATCAGAAGGACcacgagaaaaaaaaagtagtttatTGTTGTACTGTTGTTGAGCTTTACTCGCGATTCAACTAAAACTAATAAGGACCTGAACTGAATGGAATGCCAAATCTCTCACACGGATAtctaaagaatgaagaatcgcTACTAAACAAAAGTGAGTTGTtgtattctaggtgttttgatgatcctcacaaatgcaagGACCAGATCCCTGGCAGAGTGCTCTCGTCCACATTCAAAATGGTGCACAACTGTAAAGTCGTGTCAGGATGGTTGGTGAAATGTGCAGCCTACTTCACCAATAGGAAGGGCGGACGAAGTTGTTTGTTTCAGTGGTGAAAACCCTTGTTGGTAATtgatatatacaacaataagcaaacaacattatttattcaaaaagaGAGAGAGCTAGCAATtcttttcaagaactcaagcaCCAAAGAACACAACAAAGGACCTGGTTCCGAAAAGATTGCGTACGTGAAAAGGACGAAAAGACAGCTCTAAAAAAACTGCCAACTCCGATGTAGTTGGTGCACAACTTTTCAAGAACAACATGCTCTCATCCAATGGTTTTGTCCCATGGGTTTGTGTCCATTTTAATAATAGTCTCTTCTCCAAACACAAACCCAAGTTTTGGCAAACAAAGTTGTGAATTtctgaaaattcataagctCAAAAAGTAAAggccatcttcaaggaagaacactactcatgctcaacaaaagggacctgatagagtgCTGAAACGTCTTTGTTGTAATTTGAGCTTTGTGGCATATGTGCTTAAATTGTAAATCTATTCATGTGTTATAAAGGAATTAGATAATTGTTTTGGTTCAGTCAAAAAGTCTAAATCAGTTAGAGTTGATTGATTCAGTGGGCAACATTGTTGTTGCTTAGTTGAAGTGTAAATAATCTAGAGTTAagtggtttagtgggcaacattGTTGTTGCTTAGATGAAGTCTAAATCATCTACAGTtaggtggtttagtgggcaacatAGTTGTTTCTTATGTTGAAGTCTAAATCATCTAGAGTCgggtggtttagtgggcaataGAGTTATTACTCAGATCTTTCTTTGTAGTAGAGTAGCTACATTGAGGGGGAAGAGATTTAGAGGTAAATTCTTAGATTACAAGAGTCTGTAATCTGAATCATTGCTCCGTTGGAGTGAAATGGAGTTTGGGTTGAAATCCTGTGAGTACAGGTTGTGGTTTTCACCGCCCTTGAACAAgggggtttccacgtaaaatccTTGTGCATATTTTACTTCTGGCTATTTACCTTATGCATTTATTTTAGTTACTGTTCTTGCTGAGTCAACCTGGTCCGTTAACCTATAGTGGACGCGTACATTCCATCACAAGTGAAGTGAGTAAGCACGGAACAAGCTAAATAGAAAATTGTAGCAACAAACTACTAAGGAaatgtaacaccctagaaattttttgagctaagactcgaaccgttcttcacagtgagtgagatttttgcaaggaatttaaaatttcttgagtattaAGGTCAGTAGATGttgcaccttgagttccaagaagaacctaagagaaaagcattcaagtcattcctagtttttcttaagttttgggtcaacttcaaacgatcataactcctagtacaagatgagttaggtgagatacaagatagaaaattaaatcccttcgagtcctctttccaacgccaccgagttttctcaattccgagctctgagtaaaaagttatgactgatttactaacATCGCacaaacctggcagcagctccgcgACGTGGAGCCAACACGGACCTCACTGCCTAGTGAATGATCTTTCCGACTCCCAACtcgttttaattatttctttaagggtattttagtcctaaaaatccttaggaggtcatctaaattgccctaaatgaatagaaaatcagttttcacaaatcaaaaccctctcattcactccaaagattctacgctcaagaaaatcaagaaacgCTAAGGCTAAGGTTCATCTCtcaagattttccttcaagtgttgcaagaagatggttctttcaggtatgtaagcttccatagtgttgagtttgtgcacccacacgccaatcatgttaatttcagctttAAATTCGTTCTAAAAGTCGAagctttgatgttcttgttatgtattcatgaatttgctttcgttcttgaattgggctgagattgaagagttcttgaggttaaagtgttgatttatAGAGTTGTTAGAGTTAAATTCTTGTGTTCTTGTGCTGGGTATTTAAATCTAAAGagagattgagaaaaagaatcgaagttaggcgaattggggttaggaaacgaagaagaaatttcgtcggtcGAAATTTGGAACCCCATCCACGTCGTGCAGCCACTTCCCAGATTTGGGAATTTCTGTTTCGCGTCGCGGAGCTAACACGgagtgttctgcctcaaaagatgttttcgaaaccaaaattttaaaagcctctccgcgtcgcggatcCACTCTTAAATATtgattttcagttttttctcatgtttagctatctaaaatcatttctaacatgatcataaccttgaattcataattcaaattgaaGATAGAGatgagagttaagttttgagaattctttcgaacattctaagaaagtccctttgagtccttttgtggagtcttctacaacttctagtagcttgtttcaagactcgagcaagtgagtatgagaatgatgagaatgtattcatgagtctattttgtcatcacgagatccttcatatcatgaaacataactcttgaattcataattcacattcaagagagagttaagagtagagttcaagaaagactttgagttcaattatgaatcctttgagatcaactatcaagttgaactaagttttgaggaagtaattcagagaatgagaagagtcgtatacatgagttccatatagttatgtagaccatcgagtcgagttgtttcatgcccataattttgtatgaacttcgtaagttgagcatcctttagagaagtggtatcttcaagttctaagcctttaagtgttgagttcctaaaTCTCTTTTCAGAAGCATCTTTGAGTacttgagttgaatatttcatgctcataatttcaCATGAATATTATAAGTTGAACAATCTTAatatgagaagtatctttgagtcattgagttgagtagttcatgctcataattccacatgaactatgagttgagcattcttgaaatgagtagtatcattgaagttcttgagttccaagtatttgagttctatatatggttattgaaaaccttgcatNtgaattcataattcacagtcaagagagagttaagagtagagttcaagaaagcctttgagttcaattgtgaatcctttgagatcaactatcaagttgaactaagttttgaggaagtaattcagagaatgagaagagttgtatacatgagttccatatagtTATGTCGACCAtcgagtcgagttgtttcatgcccataattttacatgaacttcgtaagttgagcatcctttagagaagtggtatcttcaagttctaagcctttaagtgttgagttcctaaaTCTCTTTTGAAAAGCATATTTGAGTacttgagttgaatatttcatgctcataattccgcatgaatattataagtcgaacaatcttaagatgagaagtatctttgagtcattgagttgagtagttcatgctcataattccacatgaactatgagttgagtattcttgaaatgagtagtatcattgaagttcttgagttccaagtatttgagttctatatatggttattgaaaaccttgcgttgagtcgttcatgtccatcatTCGACATGAAccacattttaagaagtcttttacaaacgttttacctttgttttaagacttaagttttgagtaaagtaaagagtatagagttgagttcatttatcaaaagttattagggaactaagtattcccaaagaagtttataaatgttttcacatttgcgcaagaaaggaactatgatttccaaaagagcctttgggctagttttcagaaaagggaacatcgattccaaaagaacttttaagctaagtttttgagcaattatctcaaactaaagaaagaggtgTTTAAAACACATATAAGCTAAAGTATaattgagcaccaaattggggacgcgagttcatattaactcaaatctCCATAAGAACTATGTGGCCAACATGagatttaacgggtcatactttttagatgatcacgtaagttaagctagtagatccactaagttaagttaAGGTCCTATActgatggcaaggtataggatggtccttggcagcgtgaggtaaaatgttgtatcatcactgtAGCTCTTAAgtgtggttgtcggttagagaaacttccacaaaagttattgtatttttatatacatcagcttattgtatttttacatacatttcagagttatgttgtatccttgcatacacagaGTTTACAGTATGTTCTTAAataatttgtttctttatattgcacttattttaaattgctttatattgaaatgagttcagtcatattgagttgagtatccagagttgagtacccagagtcaaataacatatctttgagttgagtatcctatCTCTGaattgagtatcttatccttgagtacttctaaGTTGAgcaagtttgagtagttttgagtatacttgagtattccttgagctgagtaagtttgagaaaaggtaagtatgtttcctttttatcaagtttcaaacttatgtttatgctttagaattcctcttacatgctcgtacattccacgtactgagccatttggcctgcatcttatcatgatgcagacacaggtattcagggtcgtcaacaggagcttcgttgatacatccagaagttcgagttagctatggcgAGCTTCCttgtttccggaggatttcatttacttttcagtttagttagcatgtcgtgggtcttgtcccgacttccatcttttaacagttagaggctttatagatagtcaatatagttgagaagtctgtattattcatttattttattaaatgttttaaagacttaagtgcctattttatggcgagttgaatattatttttatattcagagtttttcatttgagttaaagctttgtatttaaatttcatgaattttattcagattTTAAGCTTTtatatgcttaagttagtcttccgcttgtaatCAACCATGATGAAGGTTCACTTGGGGatcaacaatggtcttcgagttcCGGtaacgtccagggtgtagactcgggtcgtgacagaaaataattgtgttaaagtttcaaacataaatatattttcaaactCTATATTTTCGAAGATGCaagttttgaaataatttacaaGGTACTAGTGGAAATTAGTCTTTAAATTATGTCCttaaagtttattttctttcttaaggTGCATCATACCAACCATTCACTTCATATGAACTATGAATATATAAGAAGAATTgtaattaaaagtatttttttaagtaGTTATTGAAATGGGAAATTTGTTTTCATTCAAGGAAAAAGGTCAAGTTTTTCAAGACACATTGAAGAATGATTTTGGAGTAAGACCTAGGAAAGACCTGTCTTGGCTTTTTgttaatatcaaaataataatcaataattttttttatcagtttaTTGATACgtcaataaaaacaaaaacttctCACTCAGTCTCagattatgtaattaaatttgattggatacgaaatataaaaaatatgaaaagaggCAATGTTTCAAAACTATTCTTAAAAATAGTATATCTTTATAGACTTGTTGTCAAATAAGAGAATCCAACATGCGTGAAATACTGTAAAATACTGACGGTGtcattaaaattttgtaaaatatg
The sequence above is a segment of the Solanum stenotomum isolate F172 unplaced genomic scaffold, ASM1918654v1 scaffold21762, whole genome shotgun sequence genome. Coding sequences within it:
- the LOC125851037 gene encoding uncharacterized protein LOC125851037 translates to MEFEEEGYRFHPRDSELFTYLLRFIAQKDLCDNGFITECDVYKQEPWVTYGYGSHCGGEDNGDTNIFRYFISPRHKKNKSDKRFCRVVGNNLGTWKQQDKGKWVRSKQSKPLNMGRKKSLNYDTKICCPDDRKWLMKEYVFCEAILKKFKNSNFRDYCICAIKTKNSANPSRSSNVSTAVVDFSDEQKLDTELFSGVNSVELRMDQEYKAITPINIVEPVLQIQESSSDEEKINALFENPAMEVDDVEVQIQEAAGEGNGVLEFENTIPENNLPKEPAHLQRGFIIEDCNAYSELQANNTNCVGLLTGCGDSAIRNNWELNTFSPIQEHMIPDFANVKSNITMPEIYGTLAEYMDADVLMNLDNKLINAFDFSKQAIVESNQHQVQITQEAAGEANGLLGQTVPFFQIKEFVMPENNLPEMFDMGYTLLEKSQTQEESMTLCETEKSSFVDDLTEALLDDVPLNDRLDANRESKKTLLLDQQSWQSNAHLQDMLL